A genome region from Salvia splendens isolate huo1 chromosome 19, SspV2, whole genome shotgun sequence includes the following:
- the LOC121778670 gene encoding myb-related protein 330-like → MGRSPCCEKAHTNKGAWTKEEDQRLISYIRAHGEGCWRSLPKAAGLLRCGKSCRLRWINYLRPDLKRGNFTQEEDELIIKLHSLLGNKWSLIAGRLPGRTDNEIKNYWNTHIKRKLLSRGTDPQTHGPINPAASIDFRSSTPPPAAKANNSSSADNTKCSSTTTEESLPPQPPVAEAAEESGGGGLDLELSIGIPSQPNEYRKSASFNLKSSHDFLRLNGLYSC, encoded by the exons ATGGGGAGATCTCCTTGTTGTGAAAAAGCACACACTAACAAAGGGGCTTGGACTAAAGAGGAAGACCAGCGTTTGATCAGCTACATCCGAGCTCACGGCGAGGGCTGCTGGCGTTCCCTTCCTAAAGCTGCAG GATTGTTGAGATGTGGCAAAAGCTGCAGATTGAGATGGATAAACTATCTGAGGCCTGATCTCAAGAGAGGCAATTTCACCCAAGAAGAAGATGAACTCATTATTAAATTGCATAGCTTGCTTGGAAATAA ATGGTCATTGATAGCCGGGAGATTGCCGGGAAGAACAGACAACGAAATCAAGAACTACTGGAACACGCACATCAAACGCAAGCTTCTCAGCCGCGGCACGGACCCACAAACCCACGGCCCCATCAATCCGGCCGCGAGCATCGACTTTCGAAGCTCGACTCCGCCGCCCGCAGCCAAAGCAAACAACTCCTCATCAGCTGACAACACCAAATGCAGCAGCACCACCACAGAGGAGTCCCTGCCGCCGCAGCCGCCTGTCGCGGAGGCGGCTGAGGAAAGCGGCGGCGGTGGGCTTGATTTGGAGCTGTCTATAGGGATCCCATCTCAGCCAAATGAGTATAGGAAAAGTGCTTCTTTTAATTTGAAGTCGAGCCATGATTTCTTGAGGCTAAATGGATTATACAGTTGCTGA